From the Psychrobacillus sp. FSL K6-4046 genome, one window contains:
- a CDS encoding MBL fold metallo-hydrolase encodes MIHKIIIPTPFAVGDVNAYLIKGDVLTLVDAGPKTEQALVALKNGINEAGYELDDIEQVILSHHHPDHSGWIEAFEKAQILGHEYNQVWLRKDQAFLSYHDEFYYKCLVEEGVPEQYLKWIEKMRRPLNFIGNRSLDAVLKEGDTIPGHPYMQVLETLGHAQSHISLWDEQNGVLIGGDLILEKISSNPLIEPPLDKSAPRPKSMLQYNEALKRVQALGVQKVYSGHGNEVLGVADLISSRLVRQRERALHVLEMMKDGEKTIFELTQRLFPKVYEKELGLTLSETIGQIDYLMDENLIQEKRTDEGILLYEQA; translated from the coding sequence ATGATACATAAGATAATTATTCCGACTCCTTTTGCTGTAGGGGATGTTAATGCATACCTTATAAAAGGAGACGTACTTACTCTAGTAGATGCAGGGCCAAAAACGGAACAAGCACTAGTAGCTTTAAAAAATGGTATAAACGAAGCAGGTTATGAACTCGATGATATAGAACAAGTCATCCTTAGTCATCATCATCCTGATCATTCGGGTTGGATCGAGGCGTTTGAAAAAGCCCAGATTCTAGGACATGAATATAACCAAGTGTGGCTAAGAAAAGACCAAGCATTTTTATCTTATCATGATGAATTTTATTATAAATGTTTGGTCGAGGAAGGTGTTCCTGAACAATACTTAAAATGGATTGAAAAGATGAGGAGACCATTAAATTTCATCGGTAATCGTTCATTAGATGCGGTGTTGAAGGAAGGAGATACCATACCAGGTCATCCATATATGCAGGTTTTAGAAACTTTGGGTCATGCGCAGAGTCATATTTCCTTATGGGACGAACAAAATGGGGTGTTAATTGGTGGGGATTTAATCCTTGAAAAAATTTCTTCTAATCCATTAATAGAACCACCATTGGACAAATCCGCACCTCGTCCAAAATCGATGCTTCAGTATAATGAAGCGTTAAAAAGAGTGCAAGCATTGGGCGTTCAAAAAGTATACAGTGGCCATGGAAATGAGGTATTGGGTGTCGCTGATTTAATATCTTCTCGTTTAGTAAGACAACGGGAGAGAGCATTACATGTTCTTGAAATGATGAAGGATGGGGAAAAGACTATTTTTGAACTAACTCAGAGGTTGTTTCCAAAGGTCTACGAAAAAGAGCTTGGTTTGACATTATCTGAAACCATCGGTCAAATAGATTATTTAATGGACGAAAATCTCATTCAAGAAAAGCGGACAGATGAAGGGATTCTTTTATATGAACAAGCGTAA
- a CDS encoding acyl-CoA carboxylase subunit beta, producing MDIYEKINDLYDRKRKVELGGGDERIEKQHEKGKLTARERIELLVDEGSFVELNPFIKHRTVDFGMDKQEGPGDGVVTGYGKVNGRAIYLFSQDFTVFGGALGEMHALKISNVMDLAAKNGAPFIGLNDSGGARIQEGVVSLDGYGQIFYRNAIYSGVIPQISVILGPCAGGAVYSPAITDFVFMTDETSQMFITGPKVIETVTGEKISSEDLGGSKVHNTISGNAHFRGKTEEEVLQSVRQLLSYLPQSFEEKPPVLEPLEEDDDRPDLADIVPFEAIRPYDIRKVIDQVVDKDSFMEVHKEFAKNIVVGLARIKGEVVGLICNQPKVMAGGLDIDSSDKAARFIRFCDSFNIPLITFEDVTGFFPGIKQEHGGIIRHGAKILFAYSEATVPKMTVILRKAYGGAYVALNSKSIGADLVFAWPNAEIAVMGPQGAANIIFAREIASSDNPEQVRAEKIEEYREKFANPYVAASMGMVDDVIDPRETRIKLIQGLEMMRNKKETRPKKKHGNIPL from the coding sequence ATGGATATCTACGAAAAAATTAATGATCTATATGACCGTAAACGTAAAGTGGAATTAGGTGGAGGAGACGAAAGAATAGAAAAACAGCATGAAAAAGGGAAGCTGACTGCTAGAGAAAGAATTGAACTGCTAGTAGATGAAGGATCTTTTGTTGAGTTGAATCCATTTATAAAACATCGTACGGTTGACTTTGGCATGGACAAGCAAGAGGGGCCAGGAGATGGTGTTGTTACAGGATACGGAAAAGTAAATGGTCGAGCTATATACCTATTTTCACAAGACTTTACTGTTTTCGGCGGGGCTCTAGGAGAGATGCACGCACTTAAAATTTCCAACGTGATGGACTTGGCTGCTAAAAACGGTGCTCCGTTTATAGGTTTAAATGATTCAGGCGGTGCACGTATTCAAGAAGGCGTTGTTTCTTTAGATGGATATGGACAAATTTTCTACCGTAATGCTATCTACTCCGGTGTTATTCCACAAATATCTGTAATTCTCGGACCTTGTGCGGGTGGAGCGGTTTACTCCCCAGCTATTACAGACTTTGTGTTTATGACAGATGAAACAAGCCAAATGTTTATTACAGGACCTAAGGTAATTGAAACAGTTACAGGAGAGAAGATATCTTCAGAAGATCTTGGAGGTTCTAAAGTACATAATACGATTAGTGGTAATGCACACTTCCGCGGTAAAACAGAAGAAGAAGTTTTACAAAGTGTAAGACAGCTATTGAGCTACCTTCCACAAAGCTTTGAGGAAAAACCACCAGTTCTAGAGCCATTAGAAGAAGATGATGACCGCCCAGATTTAGCAGACATCGTACCTTTTGAGGCAATTCGTCCATATGATATTCGTAAGGTAATCGATCAGGTCGTTGACAAGGATTCATTTATGGAGGTTCATAAAGAGTTTGCAAAGAATATAGTAGTAGGCTTGGCTCGTATTAAAGGAGAGGTTGTAGGATTAATCTGTAACCAACCGAAAGTTATGGCTGGTGGACTCGATATCGACTCGTCTGATAAGGCAGCTAGGTTCATTCGCTTCTGTGATTCCTTCAATATTCCCTTAATCACGTTTGAAGATGTGACTGGCTTCTTCCCAGGGATAAAACAAGAGCATGGTGGTATTATACGACACGGTGCAAAGATTTTATTCGCTTATTCGGAAGCTACAGTTCCAAAGATGACTGTTATTTTACGTAAAGCATATGGTGGAGCATATGTGGCGCTTAACTCTAAATCTATCGGGGCAGATCTAGTTTTTGCTTGGCCAAATGCCGAAATTGCGGTTATGGGGCCACAGGGAGCAGCAAATATTATTTTTGCTCGAGAAATTGCCTCTAGCGATAATCCTGAACAGGTTCGTGCTGAAAAGATTGAAGAGTATCGTGAAAAATTTGCGAATCCATATGTAGCAGCTTCCATGGGGATGGTAGATGATGTTATAGATCCGAGAGAGACTCGCATCAAGTTAATCCAAGGACTAGAGATGATGCGTAACAAGAAAGAAACTAGACCTAAGAAAAAGCACGGGAATATCCCATTATAA
- a CDS encoding BrxA/BrxB family bacilliredoxin: MNMDFNLLMNDMIIQARSEMENSGYEQLTTPEEVEAAFARKGTTLVMINSVCGCAGGIARPAAANAVHYDKRPDHLVTVFAGQDKLATQQARNMFGDDHLPSSPSFVMLKDGQVVAEIGRHEIEGHAPTSVITHLQGLFEEYCEEV; encoded by the coding sequence ATGAATATGGATTTTAACTTATTAATGAACGATATGATTATACAAGCGCGTAGTGAAATGGAAAACAGTGGCTATGAACAATTAACTACTCCGGAAGAAGTAGAAGCTGCTTTCGCTAGAAAAGGTACAACTCTAGTAATGATCAACTCTGTTTGTGGATGTGCTGGCGGCATCGCTCGTCCTGCAGCTGCAAATGCTGTGCATTATGACAAACGTCCTGATCATTTAGTCACTGTATTTGCTGGTCAAGACAAATTAGCTACACAACAAGCCCGTAATATGTTCGGAGATGATCATTTGCCTTCATCCCCATCATTTGTAATGTTAAAAGATGGACAAGTAGTAGCAGAAATAGGTCGTCATGAAATTGAAGGGCATGCCCCAACCTCAGTCATTACACATCTTCAAGGTTTATTCGAAGAGTATTGCGAGGAAGTATAG
- the meaB gene encoding methylmalonyl Co-A mutase-associated GTPase MeaB has translation MADEEKVTSSLHVKSGVTSQHDGMGRSSVKKFSKKTTLSIDTKAYSDEIKQGSRLHLAKAITFIESTTSEQQTIGQQLLKRLLPHTGNSIRIGITGVPGVGKSTFIEAFGKMLCNSGHKVAVLAIDPSSSLTGGSILGDKTRMEELAKHPNAFIRPSPSAGTLGGVHKKSRETMLLCEAAGYDVILVETVGVGQSETIVRGMVDFFLLLALTGAGDELQGMKKGIMELADAIVVNKADGANEALAKKTVAEYKQILHFLAPSAPNWTTPALAVSSLHDRGLDKVWATIKSFEEKMNYQHFWQKRRKEQTIDWFKSMIVDRLYDDFFASIERKQTMKQLEQQVREEKITVSDAIQELFSSNSYK, from the coding sequence ATGGCAGATGAGGAAAAGGTAACCTCTTCTTTACATGTCAAGAGCGGTGTAACATCTCAGCACGACGGTATGGGTAGGTCTTCGGTTAAAAAGTTTTCAAAGAAGACTACTCTTTCTATAGATACTAAAGCGTATAGTGATGAGATTAAACAGGGCTCTCGACTTCATTTGGCCAAAGCGATTACTTTTATTGAAAGCACTACCTCTGAGCAACAAACGATAGGTCAACAGCTTCTGAAACGATTGTTACCTCACACTGGTAATAGTATTCGCATAGGCATAACTGGGGTGCCTGGAGTAGGAAAAAGTACGTTCATTGAGGCCTTTGGAAAAATGCTATGTAATTCCGGTCATAAAGTAGCCGTACTGGCAATTGATCCAAGTTCATCCCTAACCGGCGGAAGCATATTAGGGGATAAGACTAGGATGGAAGAGCTGGCAAAGCATCCAAACGCTTTTATACGTCCGTCACCTTCTGCAGGTACACTGGGAGGCGTGCATAAAAAGTCTAGGGAGACCATGCTGCTATGTGAGGCTGCTGGATATGACGTCATATTAGTAGAAACAGTAGGAGTCGGTCAAAGTGAGACTATCGTTAGGGGAATGGTAGACTTTTTCTTACTTCTTGCCTTGACGGGTGCAGGTGATGAATTACAAGGAATGAAAAAAGGTATTATGGAGCTAGCAGACGCAATCGTCGTCAACAAGGCAGATGGCGCTAATGAAGCCTTAGCCAAAAAAACGGTAGCTGAATATAAACAAATATTACATTTTCTGGCTCCCTCTGCTCCCAATTGGACAACCCCAGCGCTTGCGGTTTCCTCCTTACATGACCGAGGTCTAGATAAGGTGTGGGCGACAATTAAGAGCTTCGAGGAAAAAATGAATTACCAGCATTTTTGGCAAAAGAGAAGAAAAGAACAAACGATTGATTGGTTTAAATCAATGATTGTAGATCGATTGTATGATGACTTTTTTGCCTCAATTGAAAGAAAGCAGACGATGAAACAGTTAGAACAACAAGTAAGAGAAGAAAAAATCACTGTTTCTGATGCTATTCAGGAGTTATTTTCCTCGAATTCATATAAATAA
- the rnz gene encoding ribonuclease Z — MQILFLGTGAGMPSKQRNTSSMILKLLEERGTYWMFDCGEATQHQILRTTIKPRKLEKIFITHLHGDHIYGLPGLIGSRSFLAGDEQLTIYGPKGVKDWLEVTLSTSQTRLKYPLQIVEIEEGIIFEDEQFIVEARMLEHVIPCYGYRVTQKQLPPELLIEKADALGVPRGPLLRLLKSGEDVILPDGKTVKSSDVTGQPKNGFKITVLGDTRHCENSILLAKDSDILIHEGTFDTGTEELAREYGHSTITDAANVCESAGAKHLIVNHISARFMAEDLKTLLNQVSSYNFPIYIADDFNEFNYINGQLEKLEN; from the coding sequence ATGCAAATTTTGTTTTTAGGTACCGGAGCAGGTATGCCCTCTAAGCAACGTAACACAAGCTCAATGATTTTAAAGCTACTAGAGGAAAGAGGGACTTATTGGATGTTTGATTGTGGGGAAGCAACCCAGCATCAAATTCTTCGCACAACTATTAAACCGAGAAAACTAGAAAAAATATTTATCACTCATTTGCATGGAGATCACATTTATGGTTTGCCAGGGCTGATAGGCTCTCGATCTTTTCTAGCTGGCGACGAGCAGCTAACTATATACGGTCCAAAGGGTGTAAAAGATTGGTTAGAGGTTACTTTATCTACGTCCCAAACTCGATTAAAATATCCTCTTCAAATCGTAGAGATAGAAGAGGGAATAATCTTTGAGGATGAACAGTTCATTGTAGAAGCAAGAATGCTTGAGCATGTTATTCCTTGTTATGGGTATCGTGTAACCCAAAAGCAACTTCCTCCTGAATTACTAATCGAGAAGGCGGATGCTCTAGGGGTTCCAAGAGGTCCATTATTACGGCTATTAAAATCCGGTGAGGATGTTATATTACCAGATGGGAAAACAGTCAAGAGCTCTGATGTAACAGGACAACCCAAAAATGGGTTTAAGATTACCGTTTTAGGTGACACGCGACATTGCGAAAATTCTATTCTTTTAGCAAAGGACTCAGATATATTAATACATGAGGGTACCTTCGACACTGGGACGGAGGAGCTTGCTAGAGAATATGGGCATTCGACAATTACTGATGCTGCAAATGTCTGTGAAAGTGCCGGGGCTAAGCATTTAATAGTCAACCATATTAGTGCTCGTTTCATGGCAGAGGATTTAAAAACCTTGCTAAATCAAGTTTCTTCCTATAATTTCCCTATTTATATTGCAGATGATTTTAATGAGTTCAATTATATAAACGGTCAATTAGAAAAACTGGAAAACTAA
- a CDS encoding chemotaxis protein CheW, translating into MSSQKVVVFQSGNEEYAVSIDHVVSIEKLDKVNPIPHLPTYLIGLMKIRGELVPIIDFEQILYNQSGLMNANARVVTMHTEEMSVGILVKEAKEILDIPSESLKQLGIMNYSKTKYFTNIANLEDRMITIIDPSILVRSLEGIQDIQSYLEDNKGNLEVSSI; encoded by the coding sequence ATGTCTTCTCAAAAGGTAGTTGTGTTTCAATCCGGAAATGAAGAATATGCAGTATCTATTGATCATGTAGTTTCTATCGAAAAGCTAGATAAAGTTAATCCTATCCCTCATTTACCGACTTATTTGATAGGATTGATGAAAATTAGAGGAGAACTTGTGCCTATAATTGATTTTGAACAGATTCTATATAATCAGAGTGGTCTTATGAATGCTAATGCCCGTGTTGTTACGATGCATACGGAAGAAATGTCAGTTGGTATTCTTGTAAAAGAGGCAAAGGAGATTTTAGATATCCCTTCTGAATCTTTAAAACAGCTGGGTATTATGAATTATTCTAAGACAAAATACTTCACGAATATTGCTAATCTTGAAGATAGAATGATTACAATTATAGACCCTTCTATTTTAGTCCGTTCATTAGAAGGCATACAAGATATACAATCTTATTTAGAAGACAATAAAGGAAACCTTGAAGTAAGTAGTATATAA
- a CDS encoding DNA polymerase IV, with amino-acid sequence MTKRNRIIFHLDMNSFYASVEQAHNPSLKGKPIAVAGNPKERRGILVTCSYEARARGIYTTMSVWEAKRKCPELILLPPNFESYRAASKAMFDILRSYTPMVEPVSIDEGYIDLTDVDIQNDAVGFAKSIQQRILRELDLPCSIGIAPNKFLAKTASNMKKPMGITVLRKREVSQQLWHLPVIEMHGVGESTSKKLESLGIITIGNIASANPEILKSKLGKAGARLYNRSHGIDDREVNPESIFETKSVGNSTTLPYDETNMDELQKVLRRLSGKVASRLESKNLAGRSITIHIRDASWKNKTRSKTVTNRLFKEDEIFQLAFQLFESAWNSEPIRLLGVTVNNVFDKGESVEQLSIFNYEEHAKEEPILKLVEQLQTKFGAGIIKRGIKLDKKPSFESKTSFSKDFLDDHER; translated from the coding sequence TTGACTAAACGAAACAGAATCATTTTTCACTTAGACATGAATAGCTTTTATGCATCTGTAGAACAAGCACATAACCCTTCTTTAAAAGGTAAGCCAATCGCAGTCGCTGGGAATCCGAAGGAACGTAGAGGAATATTAGTAACATGCTCCTACGAGGCAAGAGCAAGGGGCATTTATACAACCATGTCAGTATGGGAGGCTAAAAGAAAATGCCCGGAACTAATTTTATTGCCTCCTAATTTTGAAAGTTATAGAGCCGCCTCAAAAGCAATGTTTGATATTTTACGGTCTTATACTCCAATGGTAGAGCCTGTCTCTATTGATGAAGGCTATATAGATTTAACCGATGTTGATATACAAAATGATGCAGTAGGATTTGCAAAATCCATTCAACAAAGAATATTGCGAGAGTTAGATTTACCGTGCTCTATTGGCATTGCTCCTAATAAATTCTTAGCTAAGACAGCCTCCAATATGAAAAAGCCGATGGGTATTACTGTGCTGAGAAAACGAGAGGTCTCACAACAACTATGGCACTTACCAGTAATCGAAATGCATGGCGTTGGGGAAAGCACCTCTAAAAAACTAGAATCATTGGGTATTATAACCATTGGAAATATAGCTAGTGCCAATCCTGAAATTTTAAAATCAAAGCTAGGTAAAGCTGGTGCTAGGTTATATAATCGTTCTCATGGCATAGACGATCGTGAAGTAAATCCAGAATCTATTTTTGAAACAAAAAGCGTAGGTAATTCTACTACATTACCATATGATGAAACAAATATGGATGAGCTTCAAAAAGTACTCAGAAGACTATCTGGGAAAGTCGCATCACGGTTAGAATCTAAAAACCTCGCTGGACGTTCTATCACAATACATATTCGGGATGCTAGTTGGAAAAATAAAACGAGAAGTAAGACTGTAACTAATCGCCTCTTTAAAGAGGATGAAATATTTCAGCTAGCCTTTCAATTATTTGAATCAGCTTGGAATAGCGAGCCTATTCGACTGCTTGGCGTCACAGTTAACAATGTATTTGATAAGGGAGAATCAGTAGAGCAATTATCTATTTTTAACTATGAAGAGCATGCAAAAGAGGAGCCAATATTAAAGCTTGTGGAACAGCTTCAAACAAAATTTGGAGCAGGGATTATTAAAAGAGGTATTAAGTTGGATAAAAAGCCTTCTTTTGAGTCTAAAACAAGTTTTAGTAAAGACTTTTTAGATGACCACGAAAGATAA
- the mce gene encoding methylmalonyl-CoA epimerase yields MEKVDHIGIAVKSLENSLPYYTEILGLKLIHIEEVESEKVRVAFIDSGNVKLELLEPIDETSTIHAFIEKKGEGIHHVAFGVKNIQERLDELKEKGVRLIQETPKIGAGGAEVAFIHPKSSGGVLYELCDKSRGAK; encoded by the coding sequence ATGGAAAAGGTAGACCATATCGGAATTGCTGTAAAAAGCTTAGAAAACTCTTTACCATACTATACTGAAATTTTAGGCTTGAAACTTATACATATTGAGGAAGTAGAATCCGAAAAAGTAAGAGTAGCTTTTATCGACAGCGGAAATGTCAAACTAGAGTTACTGGAACCAATTGATGAGACTAGTACCATTCACGCCTTCATCGAAAAAAAGGGTGAAGGAATTCATCATGTCGCATTCGGAGTGAAAAACATTCAGGAGCGACTAGATGAGTTAAAGGAAAAGGGAGTTCGTTTAATACAAGAGACTCCTAAAATTGGGGCAGGAGGGGCTGAGGTTGCTTTCATTCACCCTAAATCTTCTGGTGGAGTTTTATATGAACTATGCGATAAATCAAGGGGAGCGAAATAA
- the prli42 gene encoding stressosome-associated protein Prli42: MRNQTFRKIIVYLMIFVMVMSTLLFGLSFVL, from the coding sequence ATGCGCAATCAAACATTTCGTAAGATTATTGTATATCTCATGATATTTGTCATGGTAATGTCCACATTATTGTTCGGTCTAAGCTTCGTATTATAG
- a CDS encoding M20/M25/M40 family metallo-hydrolase, with protein MNRLIEEFFELVKIDSETKHEQVIAPILKNKLEQLGFSVLEDDSAQRTGHGAGNLIATLKGNKSSADSIYFTTHMDTVVPGKGIQPVIKEDGYIYSDGTTILGADDKAGIAALFEAIRRLKEQSIEHGDIQVVITAGEESGLVGAKEMDPSLLTATYGYAIDSDGEVGGIVTAAPYQAKLWTTITGKTAHAGVAPEKGVSAITLAAKGIAAMKLGRIDYETTANIGRFEGGQATNIVCDTVHILSEARSIDKEKLDAQVEHMVNTFAEKAEQFGGTATTETKLMYPGFRFEENHQVVQVAKRAVENIGRKADIKTSGGGSDANVIAGFGVPTVILSVGYEEIHTTNERMPVEELEKLADLLVEIVKVAAE; from the coding sequence ATGAATCGTTTAATAGAAGAATTTTTTGAATTAGTGAAGATAGATTCTGAAACAAAGCATGAGCAAGTTATTGCACCAATTTTAAAGAATAAGCTCGAGCAGCTCGGTTTTTCAGTTCTGGAAGATGACTCAGCACAGAGAACTGGACATGGAGCTGGTAATTTAATTGCTACCTTGAAGGGAAATAAGTCTTCGGCAGATAGCATCTACTTTACTACTCACATGGATACGGTTGTGCCAGGTAAGGGAATCCAACCAGTTATTAAAGAGGATGGCTATATTTACTCTGATGGTACCACTATACTAGGTGCTGATGATAAAGCAGGGATTGCAGCATTATTCGAAGCAATACGTCGTTTAAAAGAGCAGTCCATCGAGCATGGAGATATACAAGTGGTCATAACTGCTGGAGAAGAAAGTGGCCTAGTTGGAGCTAAGGAAATGGACCCTTCCTTGCTAACTGCAACTTACGGTTATGCTATAGACAGTGATGGAGAAGTAGGCGGTATTGTTACTGCAGCACCTTATCAAGCAAAGCTTTGGACTACCATTACTGGAAAAACTGCGCATGCCGGTGTTGCTCCTGAAAAAGGTGTTTCAGCGATTACATTAGCTGCTAAAGGAATCGCAGCTATGAAATTAGGTAGAATAGATTATGAAACAACTGCTAATATAGGTCGCTTCGAGGGAGGTCAGGCAACAAATATTGTTTGCGATACTGTTCATATTTTATCAGAGGCTCGTTCTATCGATAAAGAAAAGCTAGATGCACAGGTTGAGCATATGGTAAATACATTTGCAGAAAAAGCAGAGCAATTCGGTGGAACAGCTACTACGGAAACTAAATTAATGTATCCAGGCTTCCGTTTTGAAGAAAATCATCAAGTCGTACAGGTTGCAAAGCGTGCGGTTGAAAATATAGGAAGAAAAGCCGATATAAAAACAAGCGGTGGTGGTAGCGATGCCAATGTAATAGCTGGCTTTGGTGTACCAACAGTAATTCTTTCAGTCGGTTATGAGGAAATCCATACCACAAATGAAAGAATGCCAGTGGAGGAACTTGAAAAACTAGCAGATTTACTTGTAGAAATCGTAAAGGTTGCCGCAGAATAA
- the proC gene encoding pyrroline-5-carboxylate reductase, translating into MTNIVFVGAGSMAEAIIHGLLEENKVSPDSICVMNKSDQKHLQYLQSKYQINIMCSEKLALQKADIVFLAMKPKDAIDACKDISLYINKTATIVSVIAGVSIQTIESYLGERPIARVMPNTSASVGLSASALCCNDKINDLSKKVIINLLESIGTVMLVEEEDMHVVTALSGSGPAYLYYFAEQFEAAAVLHGLSKEDARQLFFQTMKGAAHMLMNGSVEPAELRRKVTSPGGTTEAGIEQLMSHKVDEAIFACIDAAQQKSRILGKQFE; encoded by the coding sequence ATGACTAACATAGTTTTTGTAGGCGCTGGTTCCATGGCTGAAGCTATTATCCACGGCTTATTGGAGGAAAATAAAGTTTCTCCAGATTCCATTTGTGTGATGAATAAATCAGATCAGAAACACCTTCAGTATTTACAATCAAAGTACCAAATCAATATTATGTGCTCAGAAAAGCTTGCTCTGCAAAAAGCTGACATTGTATTTCTTGCTATGAAACCAAAAGATGCCATAGATGCTTGCAAAGATATCTCTTTATATATAAATAAGACGGCTACAATTGTATCTGTCATTGCGGGTGTTTCCATCCAAACAATAGAATCGTACCTTGGAGAGCGGCCAATTGCACGTGTTATGCCTAACACCTCTGCCTCTGTTGGTTTGAGTGCTTCTGCCCTTTGCTGTAATGACAAAATAAATGATCTATCTAAAAAGGTAATAATAAACTTATTAGAATCAATAGGAACTGTCATGTTAGTAGAAGAGGAGGATATGCATGTAGTAACTGCCCTGTCTGGAAGCGGACCAGCGTATCTATACTATTTTGCTGAACAATTTGAAGCAGCGGCTGTTTTGCACGGGCTAAGTAAGGAAGATGCCCGTCAATTGTTCTTTCAAACGATGAAGGGGGCAGCACATATGCTAATGAACGGCAGTGTGGAGCCTGCTGAGCTTAGAAGAAAGGTTACGAGTCCAGGAGGTACAACAGAGGCAGGCATTGAGCAGCTCATGTCACACAAGGTCGACGAGGCTATTTTTGCATGCATAGATGCAGCCCAGCAAAAATCAAGAATTCTTGGGAAACAATTTGAATAG
- a CDS encoding YitT family protein, with amino-acid sequence MKKTKTPETIGRIIMIIIGAVIAAYALEAVLIPNSVIDGGVTGVSIMGNYLFEIPLGILLFVLNIPFIYLGYKQVGKTFALFSIIGIAALSVSTVLLHLINPILSAEDPLLVVLSGGVMLGVGIGIVLRNGGALDGAEVLAVLVSRKVPFSVGDIILFINAFIFVGAGFIYGLESALYSATTYYIAKIVIDVIQVGLEKSKSARIVSKHSEEIGAAIQDRLGRGVTYSNGRGGFTNETIDIVTCVITRMEENKLITIIKEKDPSAFVVITDVAEVRGGSFKKRDIH; translated from the coding sequence ATGAAGAAAACAAAAACACCAGAAACGATAGGTCGAATTATTATGATAATTATAGGCGCTGTGATTGCTGCCTATGCACTAGAAGCTGTATTAATCCCAAACTCTGTAATTGACGGCGGAGTGACAGGTGTCAGTATCATGGGGAATTATTTATTTGAAATCCCATTAGGAATCCTACTATTTGTCTTAAACATTCCTTTTATTTATTTAGGTTATAAACAGGTTGGTAAGACGTTTGCTTTATTTAGTATCATTGGTATCGCCGCATTATCAGTCTCCACTGTTTTGTTACATCTTATTAATCCGATTTTAAGTGCGGAAGACCCGTTACTTGTAGTATTATCCGGTGGTGTAATGCTTGGGGTAGGTATTGGTATTGTACTTCGTAACGGTGGTGCACTTGATGGAGCAGAGGTACTCGCCGTTCTAGTTTCACGTAAAGTACCATTTTCAGTGGGGGATATAATATTATTTATTAATGCATTTATCTTTGTTGGTGCAGGGTTCATATATGGTCTAGAGAGTGCACTGTATTCTGCTACCACTTATTATATTGCTAAAATAGTCATTGACGTTATTCAAGTAGGTCTTGAAAAATCCAAATCTGCTAGGATTGTTAGTAAGCATTCAGAGGAAATTGGAGCAGCCATTCAGGATAGACTTGGTCGAGGGGTAACCTATTCGAATGGAAGAGGCGGATTCACCAACGAAACAATTGACATTGTTACGTGTGTCATTACTCGAATGGAAGAAAACAAACTAATTACAATTATTAAAGAAAAGGATCCAAGTGCATTTGTAGTAATTACCGATGTAGCTGAGGTTCGCGGTGGCAGTTTCAAAAAGCGTGACATTCACTAA